The Aquificaceae bacterium DNA segment CACATACCTACCCTTAGAAAGCTCAAAGACCTTCACTGCTTTCTCGTCAGGATAAACAAGCACAAAGTATTTAACACCTTCTCTCTCACACAGTTCAAACTTCAACCCCTCATCCATTTGCCTGCTTGATGGTGAGACTATCTCAA contains these protein-coding regions:
- a CDS encoding Uma2 family endonuclease, with protein sequence EIVSPSSRQMDEGLKFELCEREGVKYFVLVYPDEKAVKVFELSKGRYVEKHSMKFSFGGCQLEIDLTKAFERLR